In Nocardioides dokdonensis FR1436, the following are encoded in one genomic region:
- a CDS encoding 4-(cytidine 5'-diphospho)-2-C-methyl-D-erythritol kinase, which yields MSLTVRAPAKINLHLGVGALGADGYHPLATLYQAVGLYDDVTVEEQLEWSVHLRGDGRIDLGEVPSGDDNIALRAGRALAAHHGLDRAAKVEIRKGIPVAGGMAGGSADAAATLVALDRLWDLQTPDDDLLRLAAGLGSDVPFALVGGTALGSGHGELVTPVADHGSWWWVVVEDDAGLATPGVYRAFDELHAGRDVPTPEIPSALYDALADGDVEQLARLLRNDLQEPALRLRPDLATTFDDALAAGAHAALLSGSGPSVLLLCADRDQAEGVEAELAERGHRRTSVVPAPVAGAHVVEYV from the coding sequence TGCACCTCGGCGTCGGGGCGCTGGGCGCGGACGGCTACCACCCGCTCGCCACGCTCTACCAGGCCGTCGGGCTCTACGACGACGTCACCGTCGAGGAGCAGCTCGAGTGGTCGGTGCACCTGCGCGGCGACGGGCGCATCGACCTCGGCGAGGTGCCCTCCGGCGACGACAACATCGCGCTGCGCGCGGGCCGGGCCCTGGCGGCCCATCACGGCCTCGACCGGGCCGCGAAGGTGGAGATTCGCAAGGGCATCCCCGTCGCGGGCGGGATGGCCGGCGGCTCGGCCGACGCCGCGGCCACCCTGGTCGCGCTCGACCGGCTCTGGGACCTGCAGACCCCCGACGACGACCTGCTGCGCCTGGCCGCCGGGCTGGGCAGCGACGTGCCGTTCGCGCTCGTGGGCGGCACCGCCCTGGGCAGCGGGCACGGCGAGCTGGTCACCCCGGTCGCCGACCACGGCTCCTGGTGGTGGGTGGTGGTCGAGGACGACGCCGGCCTGGCCACCCCGGGCGTCTACCGCGCCTTCGACGAGCTGCACGCCGGCCGCGACGTCCCGACCCCCGAGATCCCCTCCGCCCTGTACGACGCGCTGGCCGACGGCGACGTCGAGCAGCTCGCGCGCCTGCTGCGCAACGACCTCCAGGAGCCCGCCCTGCGCCTTCGACCCGACCTCGCGACCACCTTCGACGACGCCCTGGCCGCCGGCGCGCACGCCGCCCTGCTGTCGGGATCCGGGCCCAGCGTGCTGCTGCTGTGCGCCGACCGCGACCAGGCCGAGGGGGTCGAGGCGGAGCTCGCCGAGCGCGGCCACCGGCGTACATCGGTGGTCCCCGCGCCGGTCGCGGGGGCGCACGTGGTGGAGTACGTCTGA
- a CDS encoding ABC-F family ATP-binding cassette domain-containing protein — protein MAAPQNLLNLERVSKSYGVRPLLTDVSLGIAEGERIGIVGRNGDGKTTLLEVMTGLEEPDSGRVSMSRGLHVGYLHQGDELTDTHTVREAVLGGMDDHEWAADYRTREVVEELLAGVSLDRPVLGLSGGERRRCSLAALLLGEHDLIVLDEPTNHLDVEAVAWLARHLKKRPSAMVVVTHDRWFLDEVCQWTWEVHDGVVDAYEGGYAAHVLAKAERTRQASASEARRQNLAKKELAWLRRGAPARTAKPKFRIEAANALIEDVPPPRDRLELQKFATQRLGKQVIDVEHVDLQRGERTLLTDATWRLGPGDRVGLVGVNGAGKTSVLAMLAGDLAPSAGKVKHGRTISMRHLTQQLDDLDPNARVLPMVESYRRVVKTDGGEISATSMLERFGFTGDKLTARIGELSGGERRRFQLLMLLLEEPNVLLLDEPTNDLDIDTLNVLEDFLDAWPGTLIVVSHDRYFLERVTDSVWALLGDGQISMLPRGVDEYLERRAQGAASGSVTGGGGGVGASDVPASKRAKPGSAEERAARKAVTRVEKAMKRLDAREAELNALVLEHAQDHAKVATLGKELSTLAAEKDELELEWLEASELLE, from the coding sequence ATGGCTGCCCCCCAGAACCTCCTCAACCTCGAGCGCGTCTCCAAGTCCTACGGCGTGCGTCCGCTGCTGACCGACGTCTCCCTCGGCATCGCCGAGGGGGAGCGGATCGGCATCGTCGGGCGCAACGGCGACGGCAAGACCACGCTGCTGGAGGTGATGACCGGGCTCGAGGAGCCCGACTCCGGCCGGGTGTCGATGTCCCGCGGCCTGCACGTGGGCTACCTGCACCAGGGTGACGAGCTCACCGACACCCACACGGTGCGCGAGGCCGTGCTCGGCGGCATGGACGACCACGAGTGGGCGGCCGACTACCGCACCCGCGAGGTCGTCGAGGAGCTGCTGGCCGGCGTCTCGCTCGACCGGCCGGTGCTCGGCCTGTCCGGTGGCGAGCGCCGACGCTGCTCGCTCGCCGCGCTGCTGCTCGGCGAGCACGACCTGATCGTGCTCGACGAGCCCACCAACCACCTCGACGTCGAGGCGGTCGCCTGGCTGGCCCGGCACCTCAAGAAGCGTCCCTCCGCGATGGTCGTGGTCACCCACGACCGGTGGTTCCTCGACGAGGTCTGCCAGTGGACCTGGGAGGTCCACGACGGCGTCGTCGACGCCTACGAGGGCGGGTACGCCGCCCACGTGCTGGCAAAGGCCGAGCGGACCCGCCAGGCCTCGGCCTCGGAGGCGCGGCGCCAGAACCTGGCCAAGAAGGAGCTGGCGTGGCTGCGCCGCGGCGCCCCGGCCCGCACCGCCAAGCCCAAGTTCCGCATCGAGGCCGCCAACGCCCTGATCGAGGACGTCCCGCCGCCGCGCGACCGGCTCGAGCTGCAGAAGTTCGCCACCCAGCGGCTGGGCAAGCAGGTCATCGACGTCGAGCACGTGGACCTCCAGCGCGGCGAGCGCACCCTGCTCACCGACGCCACCTGGCGCCTCGGCCCGGGCGACCGGGTCGGCCTGGTCGGCGTCAACGGCGCCGGCAAGACCTCGGTGCTCGCGATGCTCGCCGGCGACCTGGCCCCGAGCGCGGGCAAGGTCAAGCACGGCCGCACGATCTCGATGCGGCACCTGACCCAGCAGCTCGACGACCTCGACCCGAACGCCCGGGTGCTGCCGATGGTGGAGTCCTACCGCCGGGTCGTGAAGACCGACGGCGGCGAGATCTCCGCGACCTCGATGCTGGAGCGCTTCGGGTTCACCGGCGACAAGTTGACCGCGCGCATCGGCGAGCTCTCCGGTGGCGAGCGGCGCCGCTTCCAGCTGCTGATGCTGCTGCTCGAGGAGCCCAACGTGCTGCTCCTCGACGAGCCCACCAACGACCTCGACATCGACACCCTCAACGTGCTCGAGGACTTCCTCGACGCCTGGCCGGGCACCCTGATCGTCGTCTCGCACGACCGGTACTTCCTCGAGCGGGTCACCGACTCGGTCTGGGCGCTGCTCGGCGACGGCCAGATCTCGATGCTGCCGCGCGGCGTGGACGAGTACCTCGAGCGCCGGGCGCAGGGGGCGGCCTCCGGGTCCGTGACCGGCGGGGGCGGCGGCGTCGGCGCGAGCGACGTACCGGCCTCGAAGCGCGCGAAGCCCGGCTCGGCCGAGGAGCGCGCGGCCCGCAAGGCGGTGACCCGCGTCGAGAAGGCCATGAAGCGGCTCGACGCCCGCGAGGCCGAGCTCAACGCCCTGGTCCTCGAGCACGCCCAGGACCACGCCAAGGTCGCCACCCTCGGCAAGGAGCTCAGCACGCTGGCCGCCGAGAAGGACGAGCTCGAGCTGGAGTGGCTCGAGGCTTCTGAGCTGCTCGAGTAG
- a CDS encoding MarR family winged helix-turn-helix transcriptional regulator codes for MRDEVDELVEAWARERSDLDLGPVEVFSRISRLARYLDLARRAAFSAQGVESWEFDVLAALRRAGTPYELSPGRLLRETLVTSGTMTNRVDRLVTRGFVERLPDPADRRGVKVRLTPEGKATVDRAFTALIEAERGFLADLPTHDRERLGDLLRTLLTPFR; via the coding sequence ATGCGAGACGAGGTCGACGAGCTGGTCGAGGCGTGGGCGCGGGAGCGCTCCGACCTCGACCTCGGCCCGGTCGAGGTCTTCAGCCGGATCAGCCGGCTCGCGCGCTACCTCGACCTCGCCCGCCGCGCGGCGTTCAGCGCTCAGGGCGTGGAGTCGTGGGAGTTCGACGTGCTCGCCGCGCTGCGCCGCGCCGGGACGCCGTACGAGCTCTCCCCCGGCCGGCTGCTGCGCGAGACGCTGGTGACCAGCGGGACGATGACCAACCGCGTCGACCGGCTCGTCACGCGCGGGTTCGTCGAGCGGCTGCCCGACCCCGCCGACCGGCGCGGGGTGAAGGTCCGCCTCACGCCCGAGGGCAAGGCCACCGTCGACCGGGCCTTCACGGCCCTGATCGAGGCCGAGCGCGGCTTCCTGGCCGACCTGCCCACCCACGACCGCGAACGCCTCGGCGACCTGCTGCGCACCCTGCTGACGCCGTTCCGCTGA
- a CDS encoding methyltransferase domain-containing protein — protein MTHSWDPQHYLTYADERGRPFVELLGRVGAEAPRTVVDLGCGPGNLTALPAQRWPDAEVRGLDSSAAMVEAARRDVPHVEVERADLREWLAAGGASVDVLVSNATLQWVPGHLDLLPALLERVAPGGWLALQVPANFDEPSHTIRAELAAEPAYAAHTQGVAVPASHDPATYLDALARLGARVDAWETTYLHVLTGDDPVFEWVSATGARPTLQALPDDLRPGFEAELRRRLRAAYVPGPAGVVLAFRRVFVVAQKAGA, from the coding sequence ATGACGCACAGCTGGGACCCGCAGCACTACCTGACTTACGCCGACGAGCGCGGCCGCCCCTTCGTCGAGCTGCTGGGCCGGGTGGGCGCGGAGGCGCCGCGCACGGTGGTCGACCTGGGCTGCGGCCCGGGCAACCTCACCGCCCTGCCCGCCCAGCGCTGGCCGGACGCGGAGGTCCGCGGCCTCGACTCCAGCGCGGCCATGGTCGAGGCGGCCCGGCGCGACGTGCCCCACGTCGAGGTCGAGCGGGCCGACCTGCGCGAGTGGCTCGCGGCCGGCGGCGCGAGCGTCGACGTGCTGGTCTCGAACGCGACCCTGCAGTGGGTCCCCGGCCACCTCGACCTGCTGCCCGCGCTGCTGGAGCGGGTGGCGCCGGGCGGCTGGCTGGCGCTCCAGGTGCCGGCCAACTTCGACGAGCCGAGCCACACGATCCGCGCCGAGCTGGCTGCGGAGCCGGCGTACGCCGCGCACACCCAGGGGGTGGCGGTCCCCGCGAGCCACGACCCCGCGACCTACCTCGACGCGTTGGCCCGCCTCGGCGCCCGCGTCGACGCTTGGGAGACGACGTACCTGCACGTGCTCACCGGCGATGACCCGGTCTTCGAGTGGGTCAGCGCCACCGGCGCCCGCCCGACGCTCCAGGCGCTGCCGGACGACCTGCGCCCGGGGTTCGAGGCCGAGCTGCGGCGCCGGCTGCGTGCGGCGTACGTGCCCGGTCCCGCCGGGGTGGTGCTGGCCTTCCGCCGGGTCTTCGTCGTGGCGCAGAAGGCAGGTGCGTGA
- a CDS encoding VOC family protein, with amino-acid sequence MRLHHVQVSCPRGGEDAARRFWAEGLGLVEVEKPVALRARGGAWFRAYDDAGAVGAEVHVGVEDAFAPARKAHPALLLDSVAALEAATTRLEALGFEVDLTERHTFDGHERVHARDGHGNRVELLAVEEHPR; translated from the coding sequence ATGCGGTTGCACCACGTCCAGGTGTCCTGCCCGCGCGGCGGCGAGGACGCCGCACGCCGGTTCTGGGCCGAGGGCCTGGGACTGGTGGAGGTCGAGAAGCCGGTGGCGCTGCGGGCCCGCGGCGGCGCCTGGTTCCGGGCGTACGACGACGCCGGCGCGGTCGGCGCCGAGGTGCACGTGGGCGTCGAGGACGCGTTCGCACCCGCACGCAAGGCGCACCCGGCGCTGCTGCTCGACTCGGTGGCGGCGCTGGAGGCGGCCACGACGCGGCTCGAGGCGCTGGGCTTCGAGGTGGACCTGACCGAGCGGCACACCTTCGACGGCCACGAGCGGGTGCACGCGCGCGACGGTCACGGCAACCGCGTCGAGCTGCTCGCCGTCGAGGAGCACCCGCGCTGA
- a CDS encoding amino acid ABC transporter permease — MSQLSVLYDAPGPRAVRRARIGTILAILVFVGFLAVAAKRLNDRGQFASELWSPWANPSDENFSAVWELVGKGLAATLTAATLAIVLSLVLGVLLGVGRLMLGPILRVPVVLWIELFRALPVVVTIVLVWRAFKELKIDLGPLPGDPGLWYLVIGLTLYNSVIIAEILRAGVNSLPSGQGEAALAVGLTNGQTMRAILLPQAFRVMLPALISQLVVALKDTSLAAVVSLGYLELLRRGNLISQNLDNPIQSLLIIATIFILINYALSKLAEYVERRMSRSSGDPAAAAQLEGAGA, encoded by the coding sequence ATGAGCCAGCTCTCAGTCCTCTACGACGCCCCCGGACCCCGCGCCGTACGCCGCGCCCGGATCGGCACGATCCTCGCGATCCTCGTCTTCGTCGGCTTCCTGGCCGTGGCCGCCAAGCGCCTCAACGACCGCGGCCAGTTCGCCAGCGAGCTGTGGAGCCCGTGGGCGAACCCCTCGGACGAGAACTTCAGCGCCGTCTGGGAGCTGGTCGGCAAGGGGCTGGCCGCGACCCTGACCGCCGCCACGCTGGCGATCGTCCTCTCCCTGGTGCTGGGGGTGCTGCTGGGCGTGGGCCGGCTGATGCTCGGCCCCATCCTGCGGGTTCCCGTGGTGCTGTGGATCGAGCTGTTCCGCGCGCTGCCCGTGGTCGTCACCATCGTCCTGGTGTGGCGGGCCTTCAAGGAGCTCAAGATCGACCTCGGCCCGCTGCCCGGCGACCCGGGCCTGTGGTACCTGGTGATCGGGCTGACCCTCTACAACTCCGTGATCATCGCCGAGATCCTGCGCGCCGGCGTGAACTCGCTGCCCAGCGGTCAGGGCGAGGCGGCGCTGGCTGTCGGCCTGACCAACGGCCAGACCATGCGGGCCATCCTGCTGCCCCAGGCCTTCCGGGTGATGCTGCCGGCACTGATCAGCCAGCTGGTCGTGGCCCTCAAGGACACCTCGCTGGCCGCGGTGGTCTCGCTGGGCTACCTCGAGCTGCTGCGTCGCGGCAACCTGATCTCGCAGAACCTCGACAACCCGATCCAGTCGCTGCTGATCATCGCGACCATCTTCATCCTCATCAACTACGCCCTCTCCAAGCTGGCCGAGTACGTCGAGCGCCGGATGAGCCGGTCCTCCGGCGACCCCGCCGCGGCGGCGCAGCTCGAGGGCGCCGGGGCCTGA
- a CDS encoding amino acid ABC transporter permease codes for MSPVLDNLDLYWQGFLTSLGIIGWALVGSLLLGTLIAAFRVSPVASLRAFGSAWVTVVRNCPLTIVLFFMAFGLPEVGINVSFYTFGVIGLIIYTSAFVCEAIRSGINSVSAGQAEAARAIGLPFTKTLTQVVLPQALRATVPPLGSVQIAMFKNSAVVGAFGVGGDLWSVGRNLTSAQGYAFIPVLTGVAIGYLIITLTAGALLAVLERKVAIAR; via the coding sequence GTGAGCCCGGTGCTGGACAACCTGGACCTGTACTGGCAGGGATTCCTGACGTCCCTGGGCATCATCGGCTGGGCGCTCGTCGGGTCCCTGCTGCTGGGCACGCTGATCGCCGCCTTCCGGGTCTCCCCGGTCGCCTCGCTGCGGGCCTTCGGCTCCGCGTGGGTGACGGTGGTGCGCAACTGCCCGCTGACCATCGTGCTGTTCTTCATGGCCTTCGGCCTGCCGGAGGTCGGCATCAACGTCAGCTTCTACACCTTCGGTGTGATCGGGCTGATCATCTACACCTCCGCCTTCGTCTGCGAGGCGATCCGCTCGGGCATCAACTCCGTCTCCGCCGGTCAGGCCGAGGCGGCGCGGGCCATCGGCCTGCCGTTCACCAAGACCCTCACCCAGGTCGTGCTGCCCCAGGCCCTGCGCGCCACCGTGCCGCCGCTGGGCAGCGTCCAGATCGCGATGTTCAAGAACTCCGCGGTCGTGGGTGCCTTCGGGGTCGGCGGTGACCTGTGGAGCGTGGGCCGCAACCTCACCAGCGCCCAGGGCTACGCGTTCATCCCGGTGCTCACCGGGGTCGCGATCGGCTACCTGATCATCACCCTGACCGCAGGCGCACTGCTAGCGGTCCTCGAGCGGAAGGTGGCGATCGCGCGATGA
- a CDS encoding glutamate ABC transporter substrate-binding protein, which yields MRLTKFTAAFAGLVLAGSLAACGDDSSDSEPEVVTDAEFDSGTTMAKLKEAGSMTVGTKFDQPGFGLLGLEDVPEGFDVEVAKIIAGAMGIAPEDIEWKQASSDIREQVIEDGDVDMVVATYTINEERAERITFAGPYYEAGQQLMVNSDNDSIEGPEDIKDNPDMKVCSVTGSTPSEQIKEYLASDDQLVLFDIYDKCKDALGNGQVDIVTTDNVILLGYVDESDGDFKLVGEQFTEEPYGIGIAKGDVEFCEFINKTLADNEDAYVAAWEATAGEVEGTETPELPEAAPCA from the coding sequence ATGCGCCTGACCAAGTTCACGGCGGCCTTCGCGGGCCTCGTCCTCGCTGGATCCCTCGCCGCCTGCGGGGACGACAGCTCCGACAGCGAGCCCGAGGTCGTCACCGACGCGGAGTTCGATTCCGGCACCACCATGGCCAAGCTGAAGGAGGCCGGCAGCATGACCGTCGGCACCAAGTTCGACCAGCCCGGCTTCGGCCTCCTCGGTCTCGAGGACGTCCCCGAGGGCTTCGACGTCGAGGTCGCCAAGATCATCGCGGGCGCCATGGGCATCGCGCCCGAGGACATCGAGTGGAAGCAGGCCTCCTCCGACATCCGCGAGCAGGTCATCGAGGACGGCGACGTCGACATGGTCGTGGCGACGTACACGATCAACGAGGAGCGCGCCGAGCGCATCACCTTCGCCGGCCCGTACTACGAGGCCGGCCAGCAGCTGATGGTGAACTCGGACAACGACTCCATCGAGGGTCCTGAGGACATCAAGGACAACCCCGACATGAAGGTCTGCTCGGTGACCGGCTCGACGCCGTCCGAGCAGATCAAGGAGTACCTGGCCTCCGACGACCAGCTGGTGCTCTTCGACATCTACGACAAGTGCAAGGACGCCCTGGGCAACGGCCAGGTCGACATCGTCACGACCGACAACGTGATCCTGCTCGGCTACGTCGACGAGAGCGACGGCGACTTCAAGCTCGTCGGCGAGCAGTTCACCGAGGAGCCCTACGGCATCGGCATCGCCAAGGGTGACGTCGAGTTCTGCGAGTTCATCAACAAGACGCTCGCCGACAACGAGGACGCCTACGTCGCGGCCTGGGAGGCCACCGCGGGCGAGGTCGAGGGCACCGAGACCCCCGAGCTCCCCGAAGCCGCCCCCTGCGCCTGA
- a CDS encoding amino acid ABC transporter ATP-binding protein: MTAEQTGSGPSAATGEPLVVLDGVQKWYGDLHVLQDINLTVHRGEVVVVIGPSGSGKSTLCRAINRLETIDEGTISLDGQPLPAEGKALASLRAEVGMVFQSFNLFAHKTILENVTLGPIKVRGVKKAEADQHAMELLERVGVAHQAEKYPAQLSGGQQQRVAIARALAMEPKVMLFDEPTSALDPEMIKEVLDVMVDLAKRGMTMVVVTHEMGFARTAADRVVFMSDGAIVEENTPEEFFTNPSSERAQDFLSKILKH; the protein is encoded by the coding sequence ATGACGGCTGAGCAGACAGGGTCAGGCCCCAGCGCCGCCACCGGGGAACCGCTGGTCGTGCTCGACGGCGTCCAGAAGTGGTACGGCGACCTCCACGTGCTGCAGGACATCAACCTGACGGTGCACCGCGGCGAGGTGGTCGTGGTGATCGGGCCCTCGGGCTCGGGCAAGTCGACGCTGTGCCGGGCCATCAACCGGCTCGAGACCATCGACGAGGGCACCATCTCCCTGGACGGCCAGCCGCTGCCCGCCGAGGGCAAGGCGCTGGCCAGCCTGCGCGCCGAGGTCGGGATGGTCTTCCAGAGCTTCAACCTCTTCGCGCACAAGACCATCCTCGAGAACGTCACCCTCGGCCCGATCAAGGTGCGCGGCGTCAAGAAGGCCGAGGCCGACCAGCACGCGATGGAGCTCCTCGAGCGGGTGGGCGTGGCCCACCAGGCCGAGAAGTACCCCGCGCAGCTCTCCGGCGGCCAGCAGCAGCGCGTCGCGATCGCCCGGGCGCTCGCGATGGAGCCGAAGGTGATGCTCTTCGACGAGCCGACCTCCGCGCTGGACCCCGAGATGATCAAGGAGGTCCTCGACGTCATGGTCGACCTCGCCAAGCGGGGCATGACGATGGTCGTGGTCACCCACGAGATGGGCTTCGCGCGCACCGCCGCCGACCGGGTGGTCTTCATGTCCGACGGCGCGATCGTGGAGGAGAACACCCCCGAGGAGTTCTTCACCAACCCCAGCAGCGAGCGCGCCCAGGACTTCCTGAGCAAGATCCTCAAGCACTGA
- a CDS encoding CehA/McbA family metallohydrolase: MTGPGRRAVVGAGLGAGLGVVAGAVLVPPAAAYADGATAAGLVYRGRFTGVGDPDWYALPVEVPRGTTRIEVSYDYDKLETGAGVSFNIIDIGIFDPGGVGLGDAAGFRGWSGGARDRFSISRTRATPGYLAGPITPGTWHVVLGPFTIIPPGVGWTVTVTLHRGRPGRRFRPRPAPRRVRGTGPGWYRGDLHTHTVHSDGRHTQRSLLALAREAGLDFLASTEHNTTSAQLTWGRHVPDDFLVLPGEEVTTRAGHCVTFGQPAGAWIDWRYRPEDDQLGRFTDRVRALGGMAVAAHPFAPTSGSTWQYDYADVDAVELWNGPWTLDDQTALSHWHALLVAGRFVPAVGSSDSHHDGQQVGRAQTVVRAGSLSVGAIVRGLRGGHAWLAESAAVDLSLQARLGDRTATCGDSLDAAPTDLVDVRLEVAGAPGCVVQLWGPLGPLAGAVTDTEGAAEVTLRVAAGVAPFVRAEVRRADGAPVVNPVEGVPAWATVALSNPVFLGPHPGRGASVTGSRSQTATKM, translated from the coding sequence GTGACCGGTCCGGGTCGTCGCGCGGTGGTCGGCGCTGGTCTCGGGGCCGGCCTGGGCGTGGTCGCGGGCGCCGTGCTGGTGCCCCCGGCGGCGGCGTACGCCGACGGGGCGACGGCGGCGGGGCTGGTCTACCGCGGGCGGTTCACCGGGGTCGGCGACCCCGACTGGTACGCGCTGCCGGTGGAGGTGCCGCGCGGGACCACGCGGATCGAGGTCTCCTACGACTACGACAAGCTCGAGACCGGCGCCGGGGTCTCCTTCAACATCATCGACATCGGGATCTTCGACCCCGGTGGGGTCGGCCTCGGTGACGCCGCCGGGTTCCGCGGCTGGTCCGGCGGGGCCCGCGACCGGTTCAGCATCAGCCGGACCCGCGCCACCCCGGGCTACCTGGCCGGACCGATCACCCCGGGCACCTGGCACGTGGTGCTGGGCCCGTTCACGATCATCCCGCCCGGCGTCGGGTGGACCGTGACCGTCACCCTGCACCGCGGGCGTCCGGGGCGGCGGTTCCGGCCCCGGCCGGCCCCGCGCCGGGTCCGCGGCACCGGGCCGGGCTGGTACCGCGGCGACCTGCACACCCACACCGTGCACTCCGACGGCCGGCACACCCAGCGCAGCCTGCTGGCCCTGGCCCGCGAGGCCGGGCTGGACTTCCTGGCCTCCACCGAGCACAACACCACCTCCGCACAGCTGACCTGGGGCCGGCACGTGCCCGACGACTTCCTGGTGCTCCCCGGCGAGGAGGTGACCACCCGCGCCGGGCACTGCGTCACCTTCGGGCAGCCCGCAGGCGCCTGGATCGACTGGCGCTACCGCCCCGAGGACGACCAGCTGGGCCGCTTCACCGACCGGGTGCGCGCCCTGGGCGGGATGGCGGTGGCCGCGCACCCCTTCGCGCCCACGTCGGGCTCGACCTGGCAGTACGACTACGCCGACGTCGACGCCGTCGAGCTGTGGAACGGCCCCTGGACCCTCGACGACCAGACCGCCCTGAGCCACTGGCACGCGCTGCTCGTGGCCGGGCGGTTCGTGCCGGCCGTCGGCTCCTCCGACAGCCACCACGACGGCCAGCAGGTCGGGCGCGCCCAGACCGTGGTGCGCGCCGGGTCGCTCTCGGTCGGCGCCATCGTGCGCGGGCTGCGCGGCGGGCACGCGTGGCTGGCGGAGTCGGCCGCGGTCGACCTGAGCCTCCAGGCCCGCCTCGGCGACCGGACCGCCACCTGCGGCGACAGCCTCGACGCCGCCCCGACCGACCTGGTCGACGTACGCCTCGAGGTCGCCGGCGCACCCGGCTGCGTGGTCCAGCTGTGGGGGCCGCTGGGTCCGCTGGCCGGGGCTGTGACCGACACCGAGGGGGCCGCCGAGGTGACCCTGCGGGTCGCGGCCGGGGTCGCGCCGTTCGTCCGGGCCGAGGTGCGCCGCGCCGACGGCGCGCCCGTCGTGAACCCCGTCGAGGGGGTCCCGGCCTGGGCCACGGTGGCGCTGAGCAACCCGGTGTTCCTGGGCCCGCACCCGGGCCGGGGCGCCTCCGTGACCGGGTCCCGCTCCCAAACCGCAACGAAGATGTGA